From one Solanum lycopersicum chromosome 12, SLM_r2.1 genomic stretch:
- the LOC101245039 gene encoding 4-coumarate--CoA ligase-like: MDPNQVGDIIFKSKLPDIIIPNHLPLHTYCFQNISQFNNRPCLINGSNDQIYTYADVELTSRKVAIGLNKLGVQQKDTIMILLPNSPEFVFTFLGASYIGAISTMANPLFTQVEVMKQAKASNAKLIITQECNFNKVKHYAFENDVKVICIDGHSSSEGYLHFSDLISNSGFTSKHDHLPEMEIHPDDVVALPYSSGTTGLPKGVMLTHKGLVTSVAQQVDGENPTLFFHSEDVILCISPLFHIYALDSVLLCGLRVGATILLMKKFDVVTCLELVQKYKVTIGPFVPPIILAIAKSQVVDNYDLSSVRIVISGAAPLGKKLEEVVGIKFPNAKLGQGYGMTEAGAPITMCLAFAKEPFEIKSGACGTVIRNAEMKIVDPDTGISLPRNKPGEICIRGDQIMKGYLNDPEATKRTIDKEGWLHSGDIGYIDDDDELFIVDRLKELIKYKGFQVAPAELEALLLNLSNISDAAVVSMKDEQTGEVPVAFVVRSNGSIITEDEIKDFISKQVIFYKRIKRIFFVDVIPKSPSGKILRKDLRARLAAELPN, from the exons ATGGATCCAAATCAAGTAGgagacataatttttaaatcaaaactcCCTGATATTATTATCCCAAATCATCTTCCTTTACATACTTATTGCTTCCAAAACATTTCACAATTCAATAATCGTCCATGTTTGATCAATGGATCCAATGATCAAATTTACACATATGCTGATGTTGAGCTCACTTCAAGAAAAGTTGCAATTGGTCTTAACAAGTTAGGGGTTCAACAAAAGGATACAATAATGATCCTCTTGCCTAATTCACCTGAATTTGTATTCACCTTCTTAG GTGCATCATATATTGGAGCTATTTCCACAATGGCAAACCCTTTGTTTACACAAGTAGAGGTGATGAAACAAGCCAAAGCCTCAAATGCCAAGCTCATTATCACACAAGAATGTAATTTCAACAAAGTGAAGCACTATGCATTTGAGAATGATGTGAAGGTCATTTGCATTGATGGCCACTCATCGTCTGAGGGCTACTTACATTTCTCAGACCTGATTTCAAATTCTGGATTCACCTCTAAACATGACCACCTGCCTGAGATGGAAATCCATCCGGATGATGTGGTGGCATTACCATACTCATCGGGGACCACGGGGTTACCAAAAGGGGTCATGTTGACACACAAGGGACTAGTCACTAGTGTGGCACAACAAGTTGATGGTGAAAATCCAACTTTGTTTTTTCATAGTGAAGATGTGATACTTTGTATCTCACCTTTATTTCACATTTATGCCTTGGATTCTGTCCTACTTTGTGGATTAAGAGTTGGAGCAACAATCTTGCTTATGAAGAAATTTGATGTTGTTACATGCTTGGAATTGGTACAAAAGTACAAAGTCACAATTGGACCTTTTGTACCACCTATAATTTTGGCTATTGCTAAAAGTCAAGTAGTTGATAATTATGACCTTTCATCAGTAAGGATAGTCATTTCTGGGGCAGCACCATTAGGAAAGAAGCTTGAAGAGGTAGTTGGAATTAAATTTCCTAATGCTAAACTTGGTCAG GGTTATGGAATGACGGAGGCCGGTGCACCTATAACAATGTGCTTAGCATTTGCAAAAGAACCTTTTGAGATAAAATCAGGGGCATGTGGCACAGTAATAAGGAATGCTGAGATGAAAATTGTGGATCCAGATACTGGTATTTCTCTTCCTCGAAATAAACCCGGAGAAATTTGCATTAGAGGTGACCAAATTATGAAAG GTTATTTAAATGATCCTGAGGCAACTAAAAGAACAATAGATAAAGAAGGATGGTTACATAGTGGTGATATAGGCTATATTGACGATGATGATGAGCTTTTTATTGTGGATCGATTAAAGgaattgataaaatataaagGATTTCAAGTAGCACCTGCTGAGCTTGAAGCACTTCTTCTTAATCTTTCTAATATTTCAGATGCTGCTGTTGTATC cATGAAAGATGAGCAAACAGGAGAAGTTCCAGTGGCTTTTGTTGTTAGATCAAATGGATCCATCATTACTGAGGATGAAATCAAGGATTTCATCTCTAAGCAG gtgATATTTTATAAGAGAATAAAGAGGATATTTTTTGTGGATGTGATTCCTAAATCTCCATCAGGCAAAATACTTCGAAAAGATTTAAGGGCAAGACTGGCTGCTGAGCTTCCTAATTAA